From a region of the Geothrix sp. 21YS21S-2 genome:
- a CDS encoding M1 family metallopeptidase — protein MQRLVKMAVVALGCWSLGAFDPGHWFDKPKSSRIANYRIEAALDWPGKALEGRETISWRNTGTAPTAEFPLHLYLNAFKGPQTIFAKEALGDPEFRGFDARDPRNYGYCRLRSVAMDGRALDGHFGEDETVYWVRLGRPVAPGETIRLEVAWESRFPRALARTGWSGDGTGNFLMGAQWFPKAGVYEGDRWTCSAYHARTEFYADFGTYDVELSLPNALLLAHVGAQTNFRTQDDVTPDPKRKLNVIWKLHAEDVHDFAWAVMPSRSWSFKSFEYRGVQVFCYYQPENKTNLERQMFAARVALRHGAEWFFPYPYPVLTVVDVPKEARGANGMEYPTLVTASSKRFDPLSVRFDPEMTTVHEIGHQWFYGMVASNEVEEAWLDEGFTTWFTQRAMERGYQSIHSSRRFQVGTDAVEHLEYWLEPSMDPVTRPSFLTRSFMSYAVASYAKPAMVLAQLEAMIGRPQMEQVMQTYAREFAFRHPTGRDFRRVAERVTGRDLTSFWRDWLDGTEVLDIAIAKVDVREVLEGGWMDSPKGAVFAAPQPAAPGRRGVITLERRGGIRVPVTLWVRLEDRSERRLTWDGQDRWATFEFESPVTAAVLDPDGNYPMLKDRLHASYSAKPLRRGFHYWAQMVVGAITGLLQGAGIG, from the coding sequence ATGCAGCGACTGGTGAAAATGGCGGTGGTGGCGTTGGGGTGCTGGAGCCTGGGGGCCTTCGATCCGGGGCACTGGTTCGATAAGCCCAAGTCGTCCAGAATCGCAAATTATCGCATCGAGGCTGCGCTGGACTGGCCTGGGAAGGCGCTGGAGGGGCGGGAGACCATATCCTGGCGCAACACCGGCACGGCGCCCACGGCGGAGTTCCCGCTGCACCTGTACCTCAACGCCTTCAAGGGGCCGCAGACGATCTTCGCCAAGGAGGCCCTGGGCGATCCGGAATTCCGGGGGTTCGACGCCCGGGACCCCAGGAACTACGGATACTGCCGGCTGCGGTCGGTGGCCATGGACGGCAGGGCCCTGGACGGGCACTTCGGGGAGGACGAGACCGTCTACTGGGTGCGCCTGGGCCGCCCCGTGGCGCCGGGGGAGACGATCCGCCTGGAGGTGGCCTGGGAGAGCCGGTTCCCCAGGGCCCTGGCGCGCACGGGGTGGAGCGGGGACGGCACGGGGAACTTCCTCATGGGGGCCCAGTGGTTCCCCAAGGCCGGCGTCTACGAGGGCGACCGGTGGACCTGCTCGGCCTATCACGCCCGTACCGAGTTCTACGCCGACTTCGGCACCTACGACGTGGAGCTGTCCCTGCCCAACGCGCTCCTGCTGGCGCACGTGGGCGCCCAGACGAACTTCAGGACCCAGGACGACGTCACCCCGGACCCCAAGCGCAAGCTCAACGTCATCTGGAAGCTCCACGCGGAGGACGTGCACGACTTCGCCTGGGCGGTGATGCCCTCGCGCAGCTGGAGCTTCAAGAGCTTCGAGTACCGGGGCGTCCAGGTCTTCTGCTACTACCAGCCCGAGAACAAGACCAACCTCGAGCGGCAGATGTTCGCCGCGCGGGTCGCCCTGCGCCACGGCGCCGAGTGGTTCTTCCCCTACCCCTACCCCGTGCTCACGGTGGTGGACGTGCCGAAGGAGGCCAGGGGCGCCAACGGCATGGAATACCCCACCCTGGTGACGGCCTCCTCGAAGCGTTTCGACCCCCTCTCGGTCCGGTTCGACCCGGAGATGACCACCGTCCACGAGATCGGCCACCAGTGGTTCTACGGCATGGTGGCCTCCAACGAGGTGGAGGAGGCCTGGCTGGACGAGGGGTTCACCACCTGGTTCACCCAGCGGGCCATGGAGCGCGGCTACCAGAGCATCCACAGCAGCCGCAGATTCCAGGTGGGCACCGACGCCGTCGAGCATCTCGAATACTGGCTGGAGCCGTCCATGGACCCCGTCACCCGGCCGAGCTTCCTGACCCGGAGCTTCATGTCCTACGCGGTGGCCTCCTATGCCAAGCCCGCCATGGTGCTGGCCCAGCTCGAGGCCATGATCGGCCGGCCCCAGATGGAGCAGGTGATGCAGACCTACGCGCGGGAGTTCGCCTTCCGCCACCCCACGGGCCGGGATTTCCGGCGCGTGGCCGAACGCGTCACGGGGCGGGATCTCACCTCCTTCTGGAGGGACTGGCTGGACGGCACGGAGGTGCTGGACATCGCCATCGCCAAGGTCGACGTGCGCGAGGTCCTGGAGGGCGGCTGGATGGATTCCCCCAAGGGGGCGGTGTTCGCCGCGCCCCAGCCCGCGGCGCCCGGAAGGCGCGGCGTGATCACGCTTGAGCGCCGGGGCGGGATCCGCGTCCCCGTCACCCTCTGGGTGCGGCTGGAGGACCGCTCCGAGCGGCGCCTCACCTGGGACGGCCAGGACCGCTGGGCGACCTTCGAGTTCGAAAGCCCCGTGACCGCCGCCGTCCTGGACCCGGACGGGAACTACCCCATGCTCAAGGACCGGCTCCATGCCAGCTATTCGGCCAAACCGCTGCGCCGGGGCTTCCACTACTGGGCCCAGATGGTGGTGGGCGCCATCACCGGGCTGCTGCAGGGGGCGGGGATCGGTTGA
- a CDS encoding HEAT repeat domain-containing protein: MEIYFELLSKPPSYEYHQHRGYSIGSHANHVEALQVANRLANDPDPGYRAFGVKALVPLLSRGFMEAQRKLQEMVGDPSPEVRQALAWGLVDERKDCSALLLSLSRDPVPAVRADAAPGLAAQELPETRERFLELLRDPDDSVREAASDCLYYPEKDPIRPEEAMDLRFDPVPAVRAHVARWCSWLPAPAAVEPLLEISQDVSGKVRTAALDALGKFLEQDARALPRILTGLEDPDPFVRTIAASLLHRHPAPEVLARLLAHANDSDTDVRNYVARAMEGRATFEMLPILERLADDEAHALTRWATAKALIDVPGAEAEALLVHLMRDPSKKVATAARKALEFRAKASLASPPATFELRYGREESVATRLAFHGRDKKHPLRAWEAFLDQVERIDGIKAASTGDSPAVVRLTQGGAWAVLPFGPAHWMCLEWKAGPGPNESPVLSYAVRNTEEVRAWFQGLGPGKVCQGRKLAKALGWQYKNSDDESSS, encoded by the coding sequence ATGGAGATCTATTTCGAACTCCTGAGCAAGCCGCCTAGCTACGAGTACCACCAGCACCGGGGCTACAGCATCGGTTCCCACGCGAACCACGTTGAGGCCCTGCAGGTGGCCAACCGGCTTGCGAACGACCCTGATCCCGGCTACCGGGCCTTCGGAGTCAAGGCCCTGGTTCCGCTGCTCAGCCGCGGGTTCATGGAGGCCCAGCGGAAGCTCCAGGAAATGGTGGGGGATCCTTCCCCCGAGGTCCGGCAGGCCCTTGCTTGGGGGCTGGTGGACGAACGGAAGGATTGTTCTGCGCTGCTGCTTTCGCTGTCCCGGGACCCAGTGCCCGCAGTGCGGGCTGACGCCGCGCCCGGGCTGGCTGCTCAGGAACTCCCCGAAACCCGGGAGCGGTTCCTGGAACTGCTGCGGGATCCGGATGATTCGGTCCGGGAAGCTGCCTCTGATTGCTTGTACTACCCGGAGAAGGACCCCATCCGGCCCGAGGAGGCGATGGACCTGAGGTTCGACCCGGTCCCGGCTGTCCGGGCCCACGTGGCCCGGTGGTGTTCCTGGCTGCCGGCCCCGGCGGCCGTGGAACCGCTCCTTGAAATCAGCCAAGACGTTTCCGGGAAGGTGCGCACGGCGGCCCTGGACGCTCTGGGCAAATTCCTCGAACAGGACGCGCGAGCCCTTCCCCGGATCCTCACCGGGCTGGAGGACCCGGACCCTTTTGTCCGGACCATTGCGGCGAGCCTGCTCCACCGACATCCCGCGCCGGAAGTGCTGGCCAGGCTGCTGGCGCACGCGAACGACAGCGATACTGACGTGCGTAACTATGTGGCCCGCGCCATGGAAGGACGGGCAACCTTTGAGATGCTGCCGATTCTGGAACGCCTGGCCGACGATGAGGCCCATGCCCTGACCCGGTGGGCCACGGCCAAGGCCCTCATAGACGTGCCGGGCGCCGAAGCAGAGGCGCTGCTGGTGCACCTGATGCGGGATCCCAGCAAGAAGGTGGCGACCGCAGCCAGGAAGGCCCTTGAATTCCGGGCCAAGGCCAGCCTGGCCTCGCCTCCGGCCACCTTCGAATTGCGCTACGGGCGCGAGGAATCGGTGGCCACACGCCTGGCGTTCCATGGCCGAGACAAGAAGCATCCCCTGCGGGCCTGGGAGGCGTTCCTGGACCAGGTGGAACGCATAGACGGCATCAAGGCTGCATCAACCGGGGATTCGCCAGCGGTGGTCAGGTTAACCCAGGGTGGTGCTTGGGCTGTCTTGCCTTTCGGCCCGGCCCATTGGATGTGCCTGGAATGGAAAGCCGGCCCTGGACCGAATGAGAGCCCGGTGCTCAGCTATGCAGTGCGCAACACGGAGGAAGTTCGGGCATGGTTCCAAGGTCTGGGTCCAGGGAAGGTATGCCAGGGCCGGAAGCTGGCGAAGGCCTTAGGCTGGCAATACAAAAATTCTGACGATGAAAGTAGTTCGTGA
- a CDS encoding GIY-YIG nuclease family protein, translating to MHKHFSFDFLKTISEQLYAELETNLGVTVLNPDSLTALRDFQTSNQSLQGVYVVYYKKLPMYVGKANDIYDRLSQHHEKLSGRLNIDLNQIGYKAIYLDKSMSTAANEGLMLMIYNETYNHQMWNGGGFGPKDPGKNRDNTEPGYFDRNFPIIANFTLTSVSDLETVQSLFTKMKSELPFVFRHQRLESAIGRIPVDLSRVPKTALELFRTAIKLFPRGWQGAVISYGMVAYRNAGRVYYEFADEVVLPKRTVARKRSL from the coding sequence ATGCACAAGCACTTCTCCTTCGATTTCCTCAAGACGATCTCAGAGCAGCTCTACGCAGAGCTGGAGACGAACCTTGGAGTCACAGTGCTCAATCCGGATTCCCTGACGGCACTTAGGGATTTTCAAACGAGCAATCAAAGTCTTCAGGGAGTTTACGTAGTGTATTACAAAAAGTTGCCAATGTATGTCGGTAAAGCCAATGATATCTATGATCGTCTTAGCCAGCATCACGAAAAATTAAGTGGACGCCTTAACATAGATTTGAATCAGATTGGATATAAAGCTATCTATCTAGACAAATCTATGAGCACGGCGGCGAACGAAGGTCTCATGTTAATGATATATAATGAAACTTATAATCATCAGATGTGGAATGGCGGTGGATTCGGTCCGAAAGATCCTGGAAAGAACAGGGACAACACAGAACCCGGTTATTTCGATAGAAACTTTCCAATTATTGCCAATTTCACATTGACATCAGTTTCCGACCTGGAAACCGTACAATCACTTTTTACTAAGATGAAATCGGAACTGCCGTTCGTATTTAGACATCAGAGATTGGAATCGGCGATAGGCCGAATCCCGGTCGACCTCTCGAGGGTGCCAAAAACTGCCCTAGAGTTGTTCCGCACAGCGATCAAGCTCTTCCCGCGTGGCTGGCAGGGCGCCGTCATAAGTTATGGAATGGTAGCCTACAGGAACGCCGGTAGGGTTTATTACGAATTCGCCGATGAGGTCGTCTTACCGAAGCGAACAGTGGCCAGGAAACGGTCCCTCTGA
- a CDS encoding DUF6527 family protein produces MRFATASHKCCCGCGNVVVTPIRPTDWTLIFDGRGVSLYPSIGNWGFKCQSHYWIRCNQVVWAQRMSPSAIVEGREHDRQAKEAFFMDLSAEAAAGRPGARKQKRGLWQKLKEWANGS; encoded by the coding sequence ATGCGCTTCGCGACAGCCTCTCACAAATGCTGCTGCGGCTGCGGGAACGTGGTGGTCACACCCATCAGGCCCACGGACTGGACACTGATCTTCGACGGCAGGGGCGTCTCACTATATCCGTCTATCGGCAATTGGGGATTCAAATGCCAATCCCACTACTGGATCCGGTGCAACCAGGTGGTCTGGGCCCAAAGGATGTCACCATCTGCGATCGTGGAAGGCAGGGAGCATGACCGCCAGGCGAAGGAGGCATTCTTCATGGATCTCAGTGCCGAAGCGGCTGCGGGCCGGCCTGGAGCAAGGAAGCAGAAGCGCGGGCTATGGCAGAAATTAAAGGAATGGGCCAATGGCTCGTGA
- a CDS encoding ThiF family adenylyltransferase: MSRQLINRSQDLKNLWEEGYSLRIKSGHLLVKNVPYVNSRREILRGTLVMKLNLAGDETARPEDHVAYFAGEQPCFEDGTEIEKIKNPAGPQTLAEGVVVDRCFSAKPQPSGFYPDFHAKVSAYVDILSGPAWRLDHTVSAKTSALVEPEVDESVFNYIDTASSRAGIALITKKLELGKVAIVGLGGTGSYVLDLVAKTPVREVHLFDGDTFFSHNAFRAPGAPTLEQLRQRPRKTAYLTEIYSRMHRGLIDHQAYLENENIDCLQGMDFVFLCLDSGPIKKALVEKLEALEIPFIDVGMGVVEAEGALGGILRVTTSTPARRDHLRGRVSFSDADGGNEYDRNIQIADLNALNAALAVIKWKKMFGFYRDLKQEHHCQYTIDGNLLLNEDRPE; encoded by the coding sequence ATGTCACGACAACTGATAAATCGTAGCCAAGACCTCAAAAACCTGTGGGAGGAAGGGTACAGCCTTCGAATCAAGTCAGGCCACCTGTTGGTGAAGAACGTCCCTTACGTCAACTCGCGCAGGGAGATCCTCCGCGGCACGCTGGTGATGAAGCTCAACCTGGCCGGGGATGAAACCGCTAGGCCGGAGGACCACGTGGCCTACTTCGCCGGCGAGCAGCCTTGTTTCGAAGACGGAACCGAGATAGAAAAAATCAAAAACCCAGCCGGGCCCCAGACCCTCGCGGAAGGGGTCGTTGTGGACCGTTGTTTCTCAGCCAAGCCGCAGCCATCGGGGTTCTACCCGGACTTCCACGCCAAAGTATCAGCCTATGTGGACATCCTATCGGGGCCGGCGTGGCGGCTCGATCACACGGTCTCGGCGAAAACCTCCGCCCTCGTCGAGCCCGAAGTGGATGAGTCGGTGTTCAATTACATTGACACCGCCTCCAGCCGCGCCGGAATCGCCCTGATAACCAAGAAGCTGGAGCTAGGGAAGGTCGCAATTGTCGGGTTAGGCGGTACAGGGTCCTATGTCCTCGACCTGGTGGCCAAGACCCCGGTCAGGGAGGTCCACCTCTTCGATGGGGACACGTTCTTCTCCCACAACGCCTTCCGGGCCCCAGGCGCCCCCACCCTCGAGCAACTCCGTCAACGGCCCCGGAAGACGGCCTATCTCACGGAGATCTATTCACGGATGCACCGTGGGCTGATAGATCACCAGGCCTACCTGGAGAACGAGAATATCGATTGCCTCCAGGGAATGGACTTTGTCTTCCTCTGCCTGGATAGCGGCCCCATCAAAAAAGCGCTCGTCGAGAAGCTGGAGGCCCTCGAAATTCCGTTCATCGACGTGGGCATGGGGGTGGTTGAGGCGGAAGGTGCACTGGGAGGGATCCTACGAGTGACCACCAGCACCCCGGCCCGGCGGGACCATCTGCGTGGGCGGGTCTCCTTCTCTGATGCGGATGGGGGGAACGAGTATGACCGGAACATCCAGATCGCCGACCTCAACGCCCTCAATGCCGCGCTGGCGGTAATCAAGTGGAAAAAAATGTTTGGCTTCTACCGGGACCTCAAGCAGGAGCACCATTGCCAATACACCATTGACGGCAATTTGCTTCTCAACGAGGACCGCCCAGAGTGA
- a CDS encoding multiubiquitin domain-containing protein produces MHETGSESVQPHQVRIHIDQSPYHASSPTTGEALYRLGQVAEGLVLFREVRGDEEDQPIANGPEPFHLQEDDHFHTGPKRVKEVQIFVNGTAKMTTGPMISFDQLVALAFNPIPSGPNILFTISYEDGPRENREGSLKEGQSVHIKKEMIFNVTTTDKS; encoded by the coding sequence ATGCATGAAACCGGCTCAGAATCGGTACAACCCCATCAGGTCAGGATCCACATCGACCAATCCCCATACCATGCCTCCAGTCCCACCACCGGTGAGGCCCTTTACCGGCTCGGCCAGGTGGCGGAGGGGCTCGTCCTTTTCCGCGAGGTCAGGGGGGACGAGGAGGACCAGCCCATCGCCAACGGCCCTGAACCCTTCCACCTCCAGGAGGACGATCATTTCCACACCGGGCCAAAACGGGTCAAGGAGGTCCAAATCTTCGTGAACGGGACTGCGAAGATGACGACCGGGCCGATGATTTCGTTCGACCAACTTGTCGCCCTCGCCTTCAACCCCATCCCGTCTGGGCCGAACATCTTATTCACCATCTCCTATGAGGACGGCCCGCGCGAAAACCGCGAAGGATCCTTGAAGGAGGGCCAATCCGTCCACATCAAGAAGGAGATGATCTTCAATGTCACGACAACTGATAAATCGTAG
- a CDS encoding ImmA/IrrE family metallo-endopeptidase, whose product MRTFHGRGSPFLERPHFSDWEIDQMCEEALLAVGLLPSNPEPIRVERFIEKRFGVSPVYEDLPAGVLGYTLFTDTGVRSVHVGNHLVGNGEKPLERRLNSTLAHEAGHCLMHAHLFAFKDVGLSLFGRDPDVSATKVLCRDAERQIRQTYDGRWWELQANKSIGALLLPRRTLRTALEPFLIRPGELTEVTVPESLREDAVRSLAEIFDVNPAVSRIRLNTLYPLGDGG is encoded by the coding sequence ATGAGGACGTTCCACGGACGAGGGAGCCCCTTCCTGGAGCGTCCGCACTTCAGCGACTGGGAGATCGACCAAATGTGTGAGGAGGCGCTCCTGGCCGTAGGCTTGCTTCCATCCAATCCGGAACCGATACGGGTTGAACGTTTTATTGAGAAACGTTTCGGGGTGTCCCCTGTCTACGAGGACCTTCCGGCCGGGGTGCTCGGCTACACCCTATTCACCGACACAGGGGTTCGGAGCGTCCATGTTGGGAATCACCTGGTGGGCAACGGAGAAAAACCGTTGGAGCGCCGACTCAACTCGACGCTCGCCCACGAGGCGGGGCACTGCCTCATGCATGCCCATCTGTTCGCATTCAAGGACGTCGGTCTCTCCTTGTTCGGGCGGGATCCCGACGTCTCGGCGACCAAGGTGCTCTGTCGAGACGCGGAGCGACAAATTCGCCAGACCTATGACGGCCGTTGGTGGGAACTCCAGGCCAACAAGTCGATCGGCGCCCTCCTGCTGCCGCGCCGGACCCTCCGAACCGCGTTGGAGCCTTTCCTCATCCGCCCTGGTGAGCTTACAGAGGTGACCGTCCCGGAGTCACTGCGGGAAGACGCGGTCAGGTCCCTCGCCGAGATCTTCGACGTGAATCCCGCCGTTTCCCGAATCAGGCTGAACACCCTTTACCCCCTCGGGGACGGCGGATAG
- a CDS encoding helix-turn-helix domain-containing protein produces the protein MVKTLGDRIRELREGKDLSLRELSKKVGEASAAFLSDVELGRRFPSEKTLVNLADALETTIKDLQQYDSRPPVEEMRRIANAHPALGVAFRKLIELPVEEQLKILKNQLPPSDPGERKK, from the coding sequence ATGGTAAAAACCCTTGGCGATCGAATCCGGGAACTGAGGGAAGGCAAGGATCTCTCCCTCCGCGAGCTTTCCAAAAAAGTAGGCGAGGCGTCTGCGGCGTTCCTTTCCGATGTGGAACTCGGGCGGCGGTTTCCATCCGAGAAGACCTTGGTCAACCTCGCGGACGCGCTCGAGACCACCATCAAGGATCTCCAACAATACGACAGCCGACCTCCAGTGGAGGAGATGCGACGTATCGCCAACGCCCACCCGGCCCTTGGGGTCGCCTTCCGGAAACTCATCGAGCTTCCCGTCGAAGAGCAATTGAAGATCCTAAAGAATCAACTTCCCCCCTCCGACCCCGGGGAGAGGAAAAAATGA
- a CDS encoding DUF262 domain-containing protein codes for MAKFAAKGPRVHLDHFIRRQSLRYQALVAEDSPIDPFDGRPDPSIRFDDIKEGWFTSLRKPDFQRATCAWDTEDCVKFLDSVVHRRIIPSIILWRSKETGQVYVLDGAHRLSVLRAWMVDDWGDRAANDFYAHCENYEEIITTAQTTRRCVGERIGHFQEFCAALKEWDEVADRGGAPKVDLPETLAARAQFLRAMTRANRTLHAQWEEGDYAAAEASFLDINRQGAPLDPTEQLLIEYRKGGICRTIMSIANDGAAGHYWPMPAPSLNLAGEASSKLSKFSKRCGDISKALFIPPFDAKIVDINVPLVVTSADSRRHQNLIEIVPLLSERHPVDEEKYVQMMERSITDDVGELIAETDSLLTRIETSISHFTDRSHGSTTLSVAPLIYWYNKKGGYVRGLFYGWCYWLLRGDEDQIRERKIAFSSVRGRLERILIDYKDPFAQIQHNAGAGFKSAIPISDTIEKLVEMLLAKAADSDDQVDAEAIRILGGPGKGAENGSGKSRAFSRGIRSEINVRALLGSAIRCEICDGVVDLKQGVQYDHKHEYASGGLSLPSNGRPTHPFCNLFRARIEKIRRGESNIALPTIAVPAEPVHPKPPAQDRLVSLFDAFPEEMAKITT; via the coding sequence ATGGCCAAATTTGCCGCCAAGGGTCCGCGCGTTCATCTCGACCACTTCATCCGCCGGCAGAGCCTGCGGTATCAGGCGTTGGTTGCGGAGGACTCTCCCATCGACCCATTCGACGGCCGACCAGATCCGAGCATCCGGTTCGACGACATAAAGGAAGGTTGGTTCACGAGCTTGCGCAAACCGGACTTCCAGCGTGCGACCTGCGCTTGGGATACCGAGGATTGCGTGAAGTTCCTCGATTCGGTCGTCCATAGACGGATCATCCCGTCGATCATCCTCTGGAGAAGCAAAGAAACCGGGCAGGTGTACGTCCTCGATGGGGCACACCGGTTGTCTGTTCTGCGGGCCTGGATGGTCGACGACTGGGGGGACAGGGCGGCTAACGACTTCTACGCACACTGTGAGAACTACGAGGAGATCATCACGACGGCCCAGACGACCCGGCGCTGCGTCGGCGAGAGGATCGGCCATTTCCAGGAATTCTGCGCGGCGTTGAAGGAATGGGACGAGGTCGCCGACCGCGGAGGCGCGCCCAAAGTGGATCTGCCAGAAACCCTAGCGGCAAGAGCCCAATTTCTGCGGGCGATGACCAGGGCTAACCGTACCCTTCACGCCCAATGGGAGGAAGGGGATTACGCGGCTGCGGAGGCCTCATTCCTGGACATCAACCGGCAGGGGGCTCCTCTCGATCCCACCGAACAGTTGTTGATTGAATACCGCAAGGGGGGCATTTGCCGCACGATCATGTCGATCGCCAACGACGGTGCGGCAGGGCACTACTGGCCGATGCCGGCGCCTTCGTTGAACCTGGCCGGCGAGGCGTCGTCAAAACTTAGCAAATTCTCCAAACGGTGCGGAGACATCAGCAAGGCGCTTTTCATCCCACCCTTCGATGCCAAGATCGTCGACATCAACGTTCCGTTGGTCGTGACCTCCGCCGATTCACGCAGACATCAGAATCTCATCGAGATCGTGCCATTGCTTTCAGAGCGGCATCCCGTCGACGAGGAAAAGTACGTCCAAATGATGGAAAGGAGCATTACCGACGACGTTGGTGAGCTCATCGCAGAGACGGATTCCCTGTTGACACGAATCGAAACGTCGATCTCGCATTTTACCGATCGTAGCCACGGATCGACGACACTCTCCGTGGCTCCATTGATTTATTGGTATAACAAGAAGGGCGGCTATGTCCGTGGCCTTTTCTATGGCTGGTGTTACTGGTTGTTGCGCGGTGACGAGGACCAGATCAGGGAGCGAAAGATTGCCTTCTCATCCGTGCGGGGGCGGCTTGAAAGGATCCTAATCGATTACAAAGACCCGTTCGCCCAGATCCAGCACAATGCCGGGGCCGGGTTCAAATCGGCCATTCCCATCTCAGACACGATCGAGAAACTGGTGGAGATGCTGCTGGCGAAGGCGGCCGATTCTGACGACCAAGTGGACGCCGAGGCCATCCGGATTCTCGGTGGCCCTGGTAAAGGCGCCGAGAACGGATCCGGGAAGAGCCGCGCCTTCAGCCGGGGAATTAGGTCGGAAATCAACGTCCGGGCGCTGCTGGGATCCGCTATCCGTTGCGAAATTTGTGATGGGGTGGTCGACCTGAAACAGGGCGTCCAGTACGACCACAAGCATGAATACGCATCAGGCGGATTGAGTTTGCCTTCGAACGGACGGCCGACGCATCCGTTCTGTAACCTCTTCCGCGCACGCATCGAGAAGATCCGGCGTGGCGAATCCAACATCGCGCTTCCGACGATCGCGGTCCCTGCGGAACCGGTCCACCCTAAGCCGCCCGCACAAGACCGATTGGTCAGCCTGTTCGACGCCTTCCCGGAGGAGATGGCGAAGATTACCACCTGA
- a CDS encoding very short patch repair endonuclease, which yields MVRTGGRPKPGEDGFRSWVMSRVRSQDTRPELTVRRLLHAMGYRYRLRLRTLPGSPDLAFTGRRKVVWVHGCFWHGHTCPNGTRLPRTNVAFWEEKRRRNQERDLLAERNLVALGWEFMVVWECELKQPEAVGHRLVEFLGPPSARLPGGPV from the coding sequence ATGGTTAGGACGGGAGGAAGACCCAAGCCGGGGGAGGACGGGTTCCGGAGTTGGGTGATGTCACGGGTCCGTTCGCAGGACACCCGCCCCGAACTTACCGTCCGACGGTTGCTCCACGCGATGGGGTACCGCTATCGTTTGCGCCTGCGGACCTTGCCAGGCTCGCCCGACTTAGCGTTCACGGGGCGGAGGAAGGTTGTCTGGGTCCACGGGTGTTTCTGGCACGGGCACACGTGTCCCAATGGGACCAGGCTACCCAGGACAAACGTCGCATTCTGGGAGGAGAAGCGACGTCGGAACCAGGAAAGGGATCTCCTGGCCGAGCGAAACCTCGTGGCCTTGGGGTGGGAGTTCATGGTCGTCTGGGAGTGCGAACTTAAACAACCGGAGGCTGTTGGCCACCGACTGGTAGAATTCCTCGGCCCCCCTTCAGCCAGGCTCCCGGGGGGGCCTGTGTAG
- a CDS encoding Eco29kI family restriction endonuclease: protein MNKLKTGSIPLVDWAEGLEALLLPIPTSESELTADQLSKVRRNVSRTIERLSELARAWDPVRLPSTIFNPSDPAIMGPMIGLALLAQPRVPLGKVGRFYGSGVYAIYYRGDFDAYNPLKGAEHPIYVGKADPKDPKADSPILQGTKLADRLGEHARNIGRASNLNLEDFECRHLVVVSGWQGSAETFLIRLYEPVWNSETGICYGLGKHGDASTTRANKRSPWDTLHPGRTWAANGDQGDQHSEVSIRARIAKHLQEHPPLWTIEEGVERFFAALRA, encoded by the coding sequence ATGAACAAATTAAAAACGGGTTCTATTCCTCTGGTTGACTGGGCCGAGGGCCTTGAGGCCCTCCTACTCCCAATTCCGACCTCGGAAAGCGAACTCACTGCGGATCAGTTGTCGAAGGTCCGCCGAAACGTGTCGCGGACGATTGAGCGGCTGTCCGAACTTGCCCGCGCATGGGACCCGGTCCGCCTACCATCGACGATTTTCAATCCTTCCGATCCGGCGATCATGGGGCCGATGATCGGGCTTGCCCTGCTGGCTCAACCAAGGGTTCCCCTCGGAAAGGTCGGTAGGTTCTATGGGTCCGGCGTCTATGCCATCTATTATCGCGGGGATTTTGACGCCTACAATCCGCTCAAAGGGGCAGAGCACCCGATCTACGTCGGCAAGGCCGACCCGAAGGACCCCAAAGCGGACTCGCCGATCCTCCAGGGCACCAAGCTCGCCGACCGCCTTGGGGAGCACGCCAGGAACATCGGCAGGGCCTCCAATCTGAACTTGGAGGACTTCGAATGCCGCCACCTGGTCGTCGTCAGCGGCTGGCAGGGATCCGCTGAAACCTTCCTCATCCGGCTATACGAGCCGGTTTGGAACAGTGAGACTGGGATCTGCTATGGCCTGGGCAAGCACGGGGACGCTAGCACGACCCGCGCCAACAAACGTTCTCCATGGGATACCCTTCATCCAGGCCGGACTTGGGCGGCCAATGGGGACCAGGGGGACCAACACTCGGAGGTGTCGATCCGGGCCCGGATCGCGAAACACCTGCAGGAACACCCGCCCCTCTGGACCATCGAGGAAGGAGTCGAACGTTTTTTCGCCGCTCTCCGGGCTTGA